CTGATAGATCCCCTATTTGCTGTAGTTAATTTCTCTTAGAATCCCTCCATCATATGCGACGAGAGATACTCTCAATTGTTTCATGTGCCTCGTACGAACACGAATTCTAAGTGTAACTCGCCAATGTTTCGGGTTTTAGCTAAGTATgacattcattattttctacCTTACCTCTACCTACCtacctttataaatatacaaatacatagagtgatcatatactggtagaTGGGCATCTATTGGCGCTTTTACCCAATTTTTACCAAATTTACACAGAAGTTTCACCTCTGACATGGGTACTTTGTACACACGTGCTTTGATAGAACACAAAGCCATGTTAGATTCCGTTAGACTAGCCAAAGTTcgtttaaacattttgaatcGTTATGTACTTTTTTACTGTCATCACATAcatcattcattattaaatgtatagtcATATATACTACGCACACGGCGCAGTTTTGTTATAGTAAATTCTAAATTGTAGGCtactgaaaattattaaataaagacaaaGTGTTATTTCCTTAGTAAAAGAACGGTATCATCCAGTCATTGTGGCAGAGATTGTATTTTATGGGTGGGCAAAaactttgataataaatttgaataaagttgTGGTAAATTGGGTTTTGTCACCAAAAGCCACAAGTGACTCTTTCCTTGAAGAAGTTTACTCACCAACTTTGTATAGTGCGTCATTTTCGACTTACTAGATTTTAAAgagaagattatttttatgatgcaTATGAAGtgacttttttctttttaattctttaaaaggcgtcttgttatttaaaattattaagaaagacataaattattttacgttttgACGTGGCGCAAATTAAAGATCTAGCTAGCAGATCtttataagatataaatagcaacaatgatttttatttcagcaGGTCAAACTACGTACTGGACgtcggatttttttttattaaaattaaattcggaCTAGTAACAGCCAGTTAAAATAGCaactagaataaataaatattattttggtgttttaaatcaattttatatacgacggtgatagcatttactaataatttgtttatttaaataaaatatttttgatttattttaatatttatcgttaatcactactgcattttatttatttttttccatacgccaaagaagtctaacttctaacgcgtgtacataagtacacacactctttttttcttcataattatttattgatgcaACCCCTTGGACTCCATGAAATCCTTACCTATTCTGAGTACAACTAACAGTTCACTATTAGTACAATCGTGTAGCTAAACTGCATTTTTtccaatttatttgttttattttttaaattggggAGATCAATGTCAATTTTTTGACGTGGCCATTCGTCTTATTTGATATCTTGTTCCTGTTCGACTGGCAAATGTGTGCGTTTTTCGTTATTAAGTTCAAGTCCATACTATATAAGTATTCAGGGCGCGCTTCAGTTTTAATGAAAGATGTGAATTTaaggtatattataaaagttgtattaataatattaatacaacttttttctttaattgtcacgaattcgatttaaaattatgcgTATTTTAGTCAcaacagatggcaccacatgctCTTTGCaatcgtaaaattaatttatttacgtattattcttaaattttcgatattttattacttattttgctaTTCGGAACGGAGAAGAATCCACCAAAAAGAGATAATCGACATGGGTCCATAcgatcttgagttataagtggtgtaactaacacgactttttaaatatttatatgagacATCATGCATTAGTCTGCGAGTGCCTTACTACAACCTCGTGAGAATATAATCTATGTGAATATTTTAGAGTTCCAATTATATAGGTgttaaacgtaaataatatGGCACGtggattattaataaacatgtgTGCTATTTAAAAGTGAACTGCGCATTTCGACTTCGTTAAGATTTTCTTAAACgcgtaataaaaacaatttaataagtataatctTAACAAGGCAACGTTATACattcattgatttttttctagttataatatacatacatatattataactagaaAAAATACGTCACAGTTGGCAGCGCCGACACTCATTCTAGAAACTCAATAGATATGTTAGAAgggaatgtatttatttttttcgagACAATATtgttaacctacatagtaatagataataattaaaaatgcataaatagataactaaattaaatttaaagagtttctttgattttcttatttattgtttgcgTCAAGGGGtaataaattgcagtaaatatacttacgtaataatgttttaataagtaagatatttcttaaaaatcctcttaataaatatagaatttaaatgtaatatgagTTGGGGTGCATAAAACCTTACAACCAAATAAGACTGATACGGGCTCTAGTAATCTTCATCTTCCTTTATACAGTAGAAACTATCTTGGCTCGAAAGGCAAAGGACCGATGCTTTCGAGATGTAGTGCTGGTTGCTAATGCTAAAAATACCGTGGACtgccaatatattttaagagagACACTGGACAGAAAACGGAGGATAATCGTGATCCAGATGATTTATTCCTTGACTCTCAGACATAAGCTGCAAAAGTCTACTTTACTACTCTACCACTTCGTCTTGTTTTGAACAAGTCGAAGTGGCGTCATCTGGGCGTAGAAATTACGTAactattctattatttataagaaatgtCGCAGAATGTGTATTTACATATGTTTGCATATTGTATTTACGAGATGACATTCCTAAACATATCCGCcgtgattgtttttattgatgtagTATGACTTGTTCTTATGGAATAAAAGCAGCAGTCAAAaccagaaaataatattttgataattcataaaaaactttttttatagggGGACCCATAAGTCCACGGCCAGGAATTTTAGAGGGTACGTCGCCGGCCTTGGTAGCTATTCGAGGTCTCCCAAGGTCCACTACCAATTCGCTAGCTTTGAAGCGGATCGTGGAGCGCTTTCAGGCatctatttcatttatttgtattgttttaactataataaaggTCTATATATACTGGTCTCATGACAGAAAAAATGTCATATTGTGTTTACTGGCATGCATTTTAAGTTCGTTCGCGGATTGTTTATGTtgagaatttaataatatccaaattaaaatacttttttgacattcaacaccttttgtcttcagtcaccgtgaccacgcacgctgtaaagcacgcgaaacgttaaatttaaaattatgtttaaatagttataagtttacaataatacataacttcaatccgttaaaaaagtgattttctttaaatgtgtaaaagttatgttaataaaaagtataaatttacaatttggGTCTTCCATGATGACCTAAAGCCGTCTAAAGTTGTTCCTTCTCGAAGAACTTCAAAGAAAATGGTGGCCACGTTCGTTGGGAAAACCGGCCATGTTGCGATTATTGCACTTGAATATCGtagaacttataaaaataaaagaggccttttctaaaactatttaataatttaaatcaataattctGTTTATGGAAATTCATGGCACAACAATAATTCCACACTGAGATTTCAATTTTTCAATACAGATTAGCAGTTTTAAGTTCAATGTTAAAACTACTAAAACTTATTGAAACACGTTTcacataaattatgttttcttattaatcTTAAAAGATTTCCGTTGATGGTTGAGCTGGAAGTCAATGCCAAGAAGTGTTGGGTCTAGGCCTGCAATGGCAGTGGCGATGGGTCTGGCGATAGCCACTCCAGATGCTGCTACCGCAGTAGCTATAGGCCTTGATGCTGCTAACCCGTTTTCGCCAACCACTGCTAGacctgtaataatataaacattatactaTGTGTCCAGAAATACCATTCTCAATTCCATTCAGACgtagattaatataataaagaataaatgaattcgtgtatgcgtgtgtatgtattagttgtttctactatgtatttgcgtgttgttcccacgagaatgtaagtacGTGCTCCTATGCCTCCTGCTGACAGAcgacaaattttgtttttaatttattttattattttttattactctagATGTCGCCCTAAAAATAGCGGGACGAGGAAAtaagcttaaattatttttcagtcaGGCTTTAACTGATTCAATAAGTCATAATTGTCTCCATTTTTTCTATGTGATACGAAGAACCAAGAAGATGAAGAAAGCAAATAACAGTTAATTAATGCTACAATTATGTTCCTTAAATAACCAGACCatgagttatatatataatgtttgctTATAGCAATAATGCATATGAAAtgtaacaaatacatataataaatgttgataAACGGTGATCTATacgaaaatcaaatttaagcAACTAACCGATTGGTTTAGCTTCAGAAATCGTTCCTCTTTCATGTACCTCATCATGTTCATCATCGGCCTGTGCGCCAACACTGATACCTTCTTCTCCAACCtggaattaatacaaattaaaatgactGAGTGGTTTACTGCATGTTATTGGTTGCTCGTAATAGCGTATTGTTGTCTATATATTGTTCAGTTATTAATCAAATTGGATACAGATATACGTGTTTTACATACTGTACCATAGAGACTTGAAttgagatattttaatatatcaggAAACGCCTGATGGTAAGTGATACAactgcccatagacactcacatcGCCAGAAGGCTCGTAAGTGTGTTGcgggcctttcaagaattgctACGCTCTTCTTTTGGAaaaccctaagttgaattggttcggaatcacttcagtgggcagatGGTTCTACATAGTGGTGGTACGCGGCAAAAACTTCCTAAAGAAATGCTTTGTGGAATGATGAATGTCGaagactatataaatataataatataatgaatactGATGGTATTTCCTATACTGCCTAAACGGCCGATGaagaaactcagctgcaggtattagttcgaacaactcctctgaacactgtctatattaaatgctatttGAGCATCGAGTCAGTACTTAAAAACGCCTGATCACTAAGCCCTATAAAATTGTGGGACGAGGACAACgtcataaattatgtattgttcAGACATGCTTTAGCtgatttaataagtaataacttacatcatcatcatcataatTGTCTTGATATCTTCTAAGTGCGGGTACGGAAGAGGAATGCTCAGCTGCAGCAGTCGTTGAAGATGTAGTAGATTCTGGCTTATTTTTCTTGAATAACACATTCACATCGTCACCAATTTcgtcaataatttttactgTGTTGGACGCGGTCTCTTCCAGGGATGCTAATTGCGTCTCGAATCTCTCCTTCTCTCTCTCGCCAAGGTAGCCAAGTCGTCTACCTAAATTATACAATCTTAGGACACTAGACGACAATGACTTCAGCTCTGCTAAGTTTGCTTGAAATATTTTCGCCTGAAGATTTCCTTCGGTAGCTT
This DNA window, taken from Pieris rapae chromosome 16, ilPieRapa1.1, whole genome shotgun sequence, encodes the following:
- the LOC110991757 gene encoding uncharacterized protein LOC110991757 isoform X2 gives rise to the protein MVQRYLLLLSFLSASCFLDNVSSRPSNNDDSTQYLPFYGGAKGQYLEIRKDTRGSVLSERIVPEESISNENIFKATEGNLQAKIFQANLAELKSLSSSVLRLYNLGRRLGYLGEREKERFETQLASLEETASNTVKIIDEIGDDVNVLFKKNKPESTTSSTTAAAEHSSSVPALRRYQDNYDDDDVGEEGISVGAQADDEHDEVHERGTISEAKPIGLAVVGENGLAASRPIATAVAASGVAIARPIATAIAGLDPTLLGIDFQLNHQRKSFKINKKT